Proteins from a single region of Actinomycetota bacterium:
- a CDS encoding virulence RhuM family protein: protein MSGEIVLYQLDDGTPAIEVRLEDDTVWVTQAQLVDLFQSSKANISEHIKHVFEEGELEEEAVVRKFRTTAADGKSYLTAHYNLDVILSVGYRVKSKVATRFRIWATERLREHLIKGFTMDDAKLKELGGGRYWRELLERIRDIRSSEKVLYRQVLELYATSVDYDPTAQETVEFFKIVQNKLHYAAHGHTAAEVIASRADASQPDMGLTSVSAYFDAAEFRAQSHEPAHMRDWLAHLGRLITAMDAPVLTSAGSVSHKQAVSKAEGEYEKYRQRPDLVPSDVERAYLDSVKRVQRELEGKPE, encoded by the coding sequence GTGAGCGGCGAGATCGTTCTCTATCAGCTTGACGACGGCACTCCAGCAATCGAGGTTCGACTAGAAGACGATACCGTGTGGGTCACACAGGCGCAGCTCGTCGATCTGTTTCAGAGCTCGAAGGCAAACATCAGCGAGCACATTAAGCACGTCTTCGAGGAGGGCGAATTGGAGGAGGAAGCAGTTGTTCGGAAATTCCGAACAACTGCGGCGGATGGCAAGTCGTACCTCACTGCCCACTACAACCTCGACGTGATCCTTTCTGTCGGCTATCGCGTGAAAAGCAAGGTAGCCACGCGGTTCCGAATCTGGGCTACCGAGCGTCTGCGGGAGCACCTCATCAAGGGCTTCACCATGGACGATGCGAAGCTCAAAGAGCTTGGCGGTGGTCGCTACTGGCGGGAGCTGCTCGAGCGGATTCGCGATATCCGCAGCAGTGAGAAGGTGCTGTACCGCCAGGTGCTGGAGCTGTATGCGACGAGTGTCGACTACGATCCTACGGCTCAAGAGACTGTGGAGTTCTTCAAGATAGTCCAGAACAAGCTGCACTACGCCGCACATGGCCACACCGCCGCGGAGGTCATCGCCTCACGCGCGGATGCCAGCCAGCCGGACATGGGACTGACTTCAGTTTCGGCATACTTTGACGCTGCCGAGTTTCGTGCTCAGAGCCACGAGCCCGCGCACATGAGAGACTGGCTGGCGCATCTTGGCCGCCTGATCACTGCGATGGACGCCCCGGTACTCACGAGCGCCGGTTCCGTCAGTCACAAACAGGCGGTCTCCAAGGCCGAGGGTGAGTACGAGAAGTACCGGCAACGACCGGACCTGGTGCCTTCGGATGTCGAACGAGCGTACCTGGATTCGGTGAAGCGCGTGCAGCGTGAGCTCGAAGGGAAGCCGGAGTGA